The Hyla sarda isolate aHylSar1 chromosome 3, aHylSar1.hap1, whole genome shotgun sequence genome contains the following window.
caagcagggtgcctccagctgttgcaaaactacaactctcagcatgcccagacagccgaaggctgtctgggcatgctgggagttgtagttttgcaacagccggaggcacactgcttgggaaacactggctcagAGACCagatccagccaaggctcctgagaaagcatgctgggatttgtagttttgcaacagctggaggaaacactGGCTCAGAGATAagatccagccaaggctcctgagaaagcaagctgggatttgtagttttgaaacagctggaggcaccctgcttgggaaacccctgctcagagacaagatccagccaaagCTCCTTAgaaagcatgctgggatttgtagttttccaacagcaggaggcgccctggttgggaaacactgttataggtCAATTGCAGTgagggctctgttcacactagcaTCTTGCGACCTTCAATAATACCCGAAAACGCCAACGAAAGAAATAGAATCCGTTATCCGGTATCCGTTTGAAAAACGGATCCTATATAGACAATTTCCTGTATCCAGTACAAAACGTATAGAACGCCTTGTGTCATAGCAATTGTCATAAATATTCCTCTATTTATAGAAATATAACTTCCCTTTGTATTTGTTTTGTTATAGATCATTTACACTCGTAAATAAACATCCAGAAAGAAATGGCAATACGATTTTAATAGAGATTGTTAAAATCTGACTGGGACAGGCCAGAATACATAGTCATAAATAAAGTGTACAGAAACCATAAATTAAGCCTTTTCAAGCATTTTacttagaaaaacaaaaaacattaaactttttttgggggagggagtTACAACAatatttcctttttcttcttttttttttttttttttttacatggagaaTTTTACAGACTTTTGGTCCTTTGTAGAAACTACACAGCATATAATGATCCACCACATTCACAAATAATATACCCCCTGCAACAAAGTGGGAACACAAAACGTAGCAAAACGCAGCCAAACGTAGTCCAACAAACctgacagctaaaaaaaaaaacgggctcAAAACAAACTTTACAGCTCAAGGGGAATGGGCAGGGAAACACATACTATTGTCGTACATAGATTTTATACAGTGACTGTGAGCATGTCCATTAATGTCTGTTGTCTAGAATTAGGAAGAGTTCATTATGGGTCTGGAATACACACCTTGATAGTAGGAGGTGTCGCTTGAGATGGGTGAAGACTCTAAGCCAGTTTTGTTCGTTACTGAGCTCATTGCTAAACTACCTGCCATGGGAGAACCATATCCTGAATAATGCATCACCTGTTCATAGGCTTTCAAGTCCATTTTGTGGTGGTGGTgactgtggtggtggtggtggtggtggtgttgctGTTCGGAGGACATTAGGTTGTTGATGGAGAAAGGGTGGTTGAAGGAATAGTGGTGTTCTGGTTTGAGGTGGGACTGGGCATCATGGGACAAGACAGAGTGGTGCTGGGACAGCAGGTGTTGGGCTTGGGAGACTGGAGATGTTGTATGATCTGGGCTCAGACCTTGGTTTGACTTCATGTCCACAAGGGTCCTCTTCTGTTCCTGACATGGGGATGAACTGGAATGGGGAGACTCGTTACCCCCAGAACTTTCTGAGCTGCTGTTGGCAGCGGAACCTACACTAGAGGCCCCTTCAGAGAGCTTCTTCCCACCACTGTCTCTGGGACTGTGCTTCTTATCGCACTTGAAGCGCTTTTGGCGTCTCAGATAGCACCCATTCTCAAACATGTTCCCAGAGTCCGGGTGAAGAGTCCAGAAGGAGCCTTTGCCGGGTTTATCTGGAGACCTTGGCACTTTGAGGAAGCAGTCATTGAAGGACAAAGAATGGCGGATGGAGTTCTGCCAACGCTGCTGGTTCTGTCTGTAGAAGGGGAATAGGTCCATGATCCACTGGTAGATCTCACTCAAGGTGAGCATCTTGTTGGGAGACTGTTGAATGGCCATGGTAATAAGGGATATATAGGAGTATGGAGGCTTGGCATGGGTGTAGCTCCTCCGGTAAGTTTTAGGATCCCTGGATCTGTTAATGTTGGATTGTCCATAGATGGGGCTCATGGAATTGATGTTGGTGTAGGGTGCCAGGGCGTTCATGGACGATGCCTGGGCGCTCATCGGGCTCATGCTGGGGCTCAGGTGAGTAGCCATACTTGCTACACCGGTGCCCATGCCAGCCATAGCACCAGTGCCCGGAGACATGCCAGTCAGAGAAGGGCTCATTCCAGTATTTACATAGGACATGTTCATGGAACTTGCTGTCATGTTAGCCGAGGTGCTCATTGCTGACATACTCATGTAGGTGTTCATGGTGTTCATGCTTAATCCTGCATTCATGTTACCTACGGTGGAGTAAGCCTGGAAAAGGAAAGGGGGCACAGTTACCATTTAGCATAAAAATAAGATCACATTCATTATATGCATATGATCAtacactagaccagtgtttcccaaccagggtgcctccagctgttgcaaaactacaactcccagcatgcccggacagccgaaggctgtccgggcatgctgggagttgtagttttgcaacagctggaggcgccctgattgggaaacacagcACTAGACAGTagtacatatctatctatatatctgcaataaaaaaatattccatTAAAATAGGAGGAAATACTGATTCTTCTCACGGGATCCAACCTATAAGGGTAAACTTTAACACCATCTATTTTGGTATACCCCTCCTACCCTATATCTCACTGCTAAGCCATTgtcaatttataaaaaaaaaaagggaaagatcAATTCCTGTAAATAATGACTTCATGTTTCCACCTGTTATTATTCTGTCTATTTACTATTGTTGTATTTGTTGATTCAATAGCAGAGAATTTGTCATGTACAAGAAGAAATCTTGTCCAGTTCAGTTTGTATACCCAAAAcctgaaagcaaaaaaaaaaaaatccaaaacccAAAACTGAACCCAAGTACTGGTCAACCAAGGGTCCTGGAGTATGAGAGGTGACCTTCTTCTTTATAATCAGATGGAAATGTCGCAAGATGATTCTCCTGAAAGTTTGATTAGTTGTTATATTTGCaataagaactttttttttttttactttctctctccccctcagtcttcccccccaccccaccccacgcCAAACATAACGTTGTTGGGATAGTGTGTGGCTCAGTCATCGAAGAGGATTTGGAGGCGCCACAAGTCAATATTTGATCACAAAGTTAATATTATCCCAAGGCTAACAGTGTGCTATAAAGAGAGAGAATGACAGaaagtagagagagagagagagagctgttaCCTCTGGTTCTGTGTAGTAACTGCTCCAGTCGGAATGTTCATGTCCTTCCATTTTCACAGCTCCTAGCATACTGGAAGCTGAGTGCATGGCAGTTTAAAATTTaacagcagcagcaacaacagtGATAGCaacaaaaagagagagagagggagagagagagaggaacccTCCCTCCCCAgcactccctctccctctctcaaCTAGGAGGGGGAAGGAGAGAGAGCTGCAGCTTGGGCAGTGCTTCTGCAGATCTGAACTGTGGCTCCTGTGCTGGAGATTGAATGGAGGACAGGCTCGTGTAGTAAGTAGTTGGGAGAATAACTGCTCCTATCCTTCACAAtggtggtggggatgatgatgatgataacagtgctgtagtgacGTTGCTGCTGGGTGATATAGCATGCAGCTCTAGAGGAGCCTCCAATCCCAAAGTCCTCAGCAGCCCATTTGAATAATCAGCTAACACCTAGTGAGAGTCTTCCTCGGCCCCCCTATTGTATACCTGCCTTCTACACTCTAAAGAAACCCAATCTGAATAGATTCATTGCGCTTTAATCTGATTGTCCAGTCCAAAGGGGAGGGAAGAGGAGTTTAAAATTAGGACACTGCTCTGCCTGCCCTGGACTTATTACATTCATTTCGTTTTATTCCAtgaatatttttaataattttgaaCCAACAACCAGTCACTTCTACAAAGGAATCCAGTGCACtcatccaccataatacataataaatacaTGTACACAAGGAAATCACTGAACATTACTCATACACCAtagtacatacataaatacatgtacACAAGGAAATCACTATACATTATTCATATAccataatacataataaatacaTGTACACAAGGAGATCACTATACATTACtcatccaccataatacataataaatacaTGTACACAAGGAAATCACTATACATTACTCATCCACCATGATACATAATAAATACATGTACACAAGGAAATCACTATACATTACTCATACAccataatacataataaatacaTGTACACAAGGAAATCACTATACATTACTCATACAccataatacataataaatacaTGTACACAAGGAAATCACTGAACATATACATTACtcatccaccataatacataataaatacaTGTACACAAGGAAATCACTATACATTACTCATCCACCATGATACATAATAAATACATGTACACAAGGAAATCACTATACATTACTCATACAccataatacataataaatacaTGTACACAAGGAAATCACTGAACATATACATTACtcatccaccataatacataataaatacaTGTACACAAGGAAATCACTATACATTACTCATCCACCATGATACATAATAAATACATGT
Protein-coding sequences here:
- the FOXA2 gene encoding hepatocyte nuclear factor 3-beta, yielding MHSASSMLGAVKMEGHEHSDWSSYYTEPEAYSTVGNMNAGLSMNTMNTYMSMSAMSTSANMTASSMNMSYVNTGMSPSLTGMSPGTGAMAGMGTGVASMATHLSPSMSPMSAQASSMNALAPYTNINSMSPIYGQSNINRSRDPKTYRRSYTHAKPPYSYISLITMAIQQSPNKMLTLSEIYQWIMDLFPFYRQNQQRWQNSIRHSLSFNDCFLKVPRSPDKPGKGSFWTLHPDSGNMFENGCYLRRQKRFKCDKKHSPRDSGGKKLSEGASSVGSAANSSSESSGGNESPHSSSSPCQEQKRTLVDMKSNQGLSPDHTTSPVSQAQHLLSQHHSVLSHDAQSHLKPEHHYSFNHPFSINNLMSSEQQHHHHHHHHSHHHHKMDLKAYEQVMHYSGYGSPMAGSLAMSSVTNKTGLESSPISSDTSYYQGVYSRPIMNSS